The following proteins are co-located in the Pseudomonas synxantha genome:
- a CDS encoding FecR domain-containing protein, whose product MNVSSQVAEQAVHWLLEMQQGALTPRQQAAWQQWLNAHSEHQRAWEQIQQVNQRLRGMPSPLAHAALNAPTLRSRRQALKLLLILGAGSAAVWSLRQQHILPPLSADYRSPVGQRRTVQLADGSQLKLNTGSAVDVHIDGQQRLIRLLEGEILLTAHAGNTPLRVLTGQGLLSSQAARLNVRQFNDHTQLAVLAGQVEVTPNNYSGLPLNVAAAHQMNFTRKGWDTPRPTDANSGAWADGMLVAAHMRLEDFLSELGRYRRGQLHCDPQVANLLLSGSYPLDDSERILDLLEVSLPVKVRRFTRYWVTVQARA is encoded by the coding sequence ATGAACGTCTCCAGCCAAGTCGCCGAACAAGCCGTGCACTGGCTGCTGGAAATGCAGCAAGGCGCGCTCACTCCACGCCAGCAAGCAGCCTGGCAACAATGGCTGAATGCCCACAGCGAGCACCAGCGCGCCTGGGAACAGATCCAGCAGGTCAACCAACGCCTGCGCGGCATGCCCTCGCCCCTGGCCCACGCGGCGTTGAATGCCCCCACCCTGCGCAGCCGGCGCCAGGCGCTGAAGTTGCTGCTGATCCTGGGCGCCGGTTCGGCAGCAGTTTGGAGCCTGCGCCAGCAACATATCCTGCCACCTCTGAGCGCCGACTATCGCAGCCCGGTGGGCCAGCGTCGCACCGTGCAACTGGCCGATGGCAGCCAGTTGAAACTCAACACGGGCAGCGCAGTGGATGTGCATATCGATGGGCAGCAACGGCTGATCCGCCTGCTCGAAGGCGAAATTCTGCTGACCGCCCATGCAGGCAATACGCCGTTGCGCGTGCTGACCGGCCAGGGCCTGCTCAGCAGCCAGGCGGCGCGCCTGAATGTGCGCCAGTTCAACGACCATACCCAACTCGCAGTGCTGGCCGGTCAGGTCGAGGTCACGCCCAATAACTACAGTGGCTTGCCACTGAACGTAGCGGCCGCGCACCAGATGAATTTCACCCGCAAAGGCTGGGACACCCCGCGCCCGACCGACGCCAACAGCGGCGCCTGGGCCGACGGTATGCTGGTGGCCGCGCATATGCGCCTGGAAGATTTCCTCAGCGAACTGGGGCGTTATCGCCGCGGCCAGCTGCATTGCGACCCGCAAGTGGCGAACCTGCTGCTGTCCGGCAGCTACCCGCTGGATGACAGCGAACGCATCCTCGACCTGCTGGAAGTCAGCCTGCCGGTGAAAGTGCGGCGCTTTACCCGCTACTGGGTGACCGTGCAGGCACGTGCCTGA
- a CDS encoding sigma-70 family RNA polymerase sigma factor, translating to MQPSNTVEVLYNDHHHWLTGWLRRKLGCPENAADLAQDTFIRVLSARDTPTLVEPRAFLTTVAKRVLFNFYRRQDLERAYLDALAQMPEYVAPSEEDRAIILQTLLELDQLLDGLPRLVKRAFLLAQLDGLTYAQISAELGISIATVKRHLTKAAMRCYFAL from the coding sequence TTGCAGCCGTCCAATACCGTCGAAGTTCTGTACAACGACCATCACCACTGGCTCACCGGCTGGTTGCGACGCAAGCTCGGCTGCCCGGAAAACGCCGCCGATCTGGCGCAGGACACCTTCATCCGCGTGCTCAGCGCACGGGACACCCCGACCCTGGTCGAACCCCGTGCCTTCCTCACCACCGTGGCCAAGCGCGTATTGTTCAACTTCTATCGCCGCCAGGACCTGGAGCGCGCCTACCTCGATGCCTTGGCGCAAATGCCCGAGTACGTCGCACCGTCGGAAGAAGACCGCGCAATCATCCTGCAAACCCTGCTGGAGCTTGACCAACTGCTCGATGGCTTGCCCAGGCTGGTCAAGCGGGCCTTCCTGCTCGCGCAGCTCGATGGCCTGACCTACGCGCAGATCAGTGCTGAACTGGGCATCTCCATCGCCACCGTCAAGCGCCACCTGACCAAAGCGGCCATGCGCTGTTACTTCGCGTTATGA
- a CDS encoding DUF3325 domain-containing protein: MLLALLMCYAGFTALCLSTDRHHGELLHSKPTSKRRLGLRLGGWLLLSVSIWPAVRASGWSQGLVEWCAVLMLSALLLVLLLPYRPRLALILAGLSLLASPVAALALS, from the coding sequence ATGCTCCTCGCGCTGCTGATGTGCTACGCCGGGTTTACCGCGCTGTGCCTTTCCACCGACCGTCATCACGGCGAGCTGCTGCACAGCAAACCCACGTCGAAGCGGCGCTTGGGGCTGCGCCTGGGCGGCTGGTTATTATTGAGTGTCTCGATCTGGCCGGCGGTGCGTGCCTCAGGTTGGAGTCAGGGCCTGGTCGAGTGGTGTGCAGTGTTGATGCTCAGCGCCTTATTGCTGGTACTGCTGTTGCCATATCGGCCAAGGCTGGCGTTAATTCTGGCAGGCCTCAGCCTGCTGGCCAGCCCTGTCGCGGCGTTAGCCCTGTCCTGA
- a CDS encoding RNA polymerase sigma factor, producing the protein MMISPPPEPQDRPHPDAAGGRAHFLQVFLSQRSQMEALVSRRVGCRATAADLVQDLFLRFWRRPLIQVEELSTYLLRCASNIAIDHLRSEGARVRSSEGWLPEQSDHQVCEPQAALEAGHDLRHVETALRNLPERTRQIFLLNRIHGRKYAEIARAMGLSQSAVEKHMMRALEACKASLREPAQPRTPGKAP; encoded by the coding sequence ATGATGATCAGCCCACCGCCGGAACCCCAGGACCGCCCGCACCCCGATGCGGCCGGTGGACGTGCGCATTTCCTGCAGGTGTTTTTGTCCCAGCGTTCGCAGATGGAAGCGCTGGTCAGTCGCCGCGTCGGTTGCCGTGCCACAGCGGCCGACCTGGTGCAGGATTTGTTCCTGCGTTTTTGGCGTCGCCCCTTGATTCAGGTTGAAGAACTCAGCACCTACCTGCTGCGCTGCGCCAGCAATATCGCCATCGATCACCTGCGTAGCGAAGGTGCACGAGTACGCAGCAGCGAAGGCTGGTTGCCCGAGCAATCAGATCACCAAGTCTGCGAACCCCAGGCCGCACTGGAGGCAGGCCACGATCTGCGCCACGTGGAAACCGCCCTGCGCAATTTGCCCGAGCGTACCCGCCAGATTTTCCTGCTTAACCGTATCCACGGGCGCAAGTATGCGGAAATTGCCAGGGCCATGGGACTGTCCCAAAGTGCCGTGGAAAAACATATGATGCGCGCCCTCGAAGCCTGCAAGGCCAGCCTTCGTGAACCAGCGCAGCCACGCACGCCAGGGAAAGCACCGTGA
- a CDS encoding HU family DNA-binding protein — MALTKDQLIADIAEAIDAPKTTARAALDQLGQIVADQLENGGEITLPGIGKLKVTERPARTGRNPSTGAAIEIAAKKVIKLVVAKGLTDAVNK; from the coding sequence ATGGCTTTGACTAAAGACCAACTGATCGCTGATATCGCTGAAGCTATCGACGCGCCAAAAACCACCGCGCGTGCTGCTCTGGACCAACTGGGCCAGATCGTTGCTGATCAGCTGGAAAACGGCGGCGAAATCACTCTGCCAGGCATTGGCAAGCTGAAAGTGACCGAGCGTCCTGCCCGTACTGGCCGTAACCCTTCGACTGGCGCTGCCATCGAAATCGCTGCCAAGAAAGTTATCAAGCTGGTTGTGGCTAAAGGCCTGACCGACGCTGTTAACAAGTAA
- a CDS encoding DUF3649 domain-containing protein: protein MKSKTSLPVSYRLAVTSRVLAAVIGGYLMASLAAICLALWMPTSRADAVVTGMMSSFVFYLLAVLWCFACRTAWRAWAGVMLPSALFATLAGVGLWMVRT, encoded by the coding sequence ATGAAAAGCAAAACCTCATTGCCCGTTTCCTACCGCCTCGCCGTCACCTCGCGTGTGCTGGCGGCTGTTATCGGCGGCTACCTGATGGCGTCCCTGGCCGCCATCTGCCTGGCGTTGTGGATGCCCACATCGCGTGCCGACGCGGTGGTCACCGGCATGATGAGCTCGTTTGTGTTCTACCTGCTGGCGGTGCTGTGGTGCTTTGCCTGCCGCACTGCGTGGCGCGCCTGGGCGGGGGTGATGCTGCCAAGCGCGCTGTTTGCCACTCTGGCCGGCGTAGGTTTGTGGATGGTGCGCACATGA
- a CDS encoding FecR family protein yields the protein MNITPTPAQEQAALDWLGLLHDQPSSGDQATFSRWLRADPAHAEAYAQAQVLWELSEEPARKLADEDALALQAYLNKMNSSRRSRALRWSGAMAMAACLLVMVSMGAGWQPSRWVDELGADYVTAPGEVKTFTLTDQSVVTLDADSAIAVDFSHGQRHIQLRRGAGFFSVAHTGQSFVVEAGGGQAQVLGTQFEVRLQPAGAEVTVLSGRVGVTPSEQGQQQVLTAGQQVAYADGVADAMHAVDSESRLAWRDGWLNYYKAPLADVVQDLSRYYPGRLLLLNEEMGAKRVSGSFPSNDPLAVLNALQAVLGFEQHRLLGRVIVLR from the coding sequence GTGAACATCACGCCGACACCCGCCCAGGAACAGGCCGCCCTTGACTGGCTCGGCCTGCTGCATGACCAGCCCAGCAGCGGTGACCAGGCAACGTTCAGCCGCTGGCTGCGCGCCGATCCCGCGCATGCCGAGGCGTACGCCCAGGCTCAGGTACTGTGGGAGCTGAGCGAAGAGCCGGCGCGCAAGCTGGCCGATGAGGACGCGCTGGCCTTGCAGGCCTACCTCAATAAGATGAATTCCTCCAGGCGCTCCCGTGCACTGCGCTGGTCCGGCGCAATGGCCATGGCCGCCTGCCTGCTGGTGATGGTGTCGATGGGCGCCGGTTGGCAGCCGTCGCGCTGGGTCGATGAGTTGGGTGCTGACTACGTGACGGCGCCGGGGGAGGTGAAGACCTTCACCCTGACCGATCAATCCGTGGTCACCCTTGACGCCGACAGCGCCATTGCCGTGGATTTCAGCCATGGTCAACGGCATATCCAGCTGCGGCGTGGCGCGGGATTTTTCAGCGTGGCACACACCGGCCAGTCCTTTGTGGTGGAGGCGGGCGGTGGTCAAGCGCAGGTGCTGGGCACCCAGTTTGAGGTGCGCCTGCAACCGGCCGGAGCCGAGGTTACCGTACTGTCCGGCCGGGTGGGCGTCACACCATCGGAACAGGGCCAGCAGCAGGTTTTGACAGCAGGCCAGCAAGTGGCCTACGCCGATGGCGTTGCCGATGCCATGCACGCTGTCGACAGCGAATCCCGCCTGGCCTGGCGCGATGGTTGGCTCAACTACTACAAGGCGCCGCTGGCCGATGTGGTCCAGGACTTGAGTCGTTATTACCCTGGCCGATTGCTTCTGCTCAATGAAGAGATGGGCGCCAAACGCGTCAGCGGCAGTTTCCCGAGCAACGACCCGTTGGCGGTATTGAACGCCTTGCAAGCGGTGCTGGGCTTCGAACAACACAGGCTGTTGGGCCGAGTCATCGTGTTGCGCTAG
- a CDS encoding TonB-dependent receptor family protein has protein sequence MNYNSLYALLLASGLGGFAPLVMADDTQDVGSVNVAGKQTLGNGHMIREESAKARSTVTKEAMDEMSATANAIDKLKYTPGINVSSDDASGTSGTNFTMRGMSSDQVGVSVDGVPINDSGNYSVYSNQLGDPENLAEVFATQGSSEADGPHIGSSGGNIGMITMRPTKEAGFFAKQTLGTNNLRKTFVRANTGDFGGLKTWVSASHLEGDKWRGKGTLRSDKIEWSSLFEGDNGNSTLATVKYNKQENYNYNSLSKSQFDNEGRRKDYAESPVYKAGLLSASYKLNRNPFESVNATLTQRWQLQDNLSLTVTPYYYWSNGGSFSGQTASNLGPRSDKAGNYDLGNLQSANYYRPSWTETWRPGVTAKMKWDINDEHSLDYGYWYERARQRQTQPFIGINGEGAPDDVWGDYNSGGQVVDKNGATVQGRHYYTVTPSQKLWVQDSWQATPDLSFVGGVAYQYVERDGNNLGSLYDKPEKRNTRYHQFLPSFSAKYQVDESNQAFYNVTRNMRTPPNYVLYNKGDSVSLKSELSWNQELGWRYTEDDMALSATLFYISFKDRQVSTTDASGDYMVLNVGSVANKGLELEWSGLLPHNFNYYASYTYTQSEQKDDLLSKNVLLPTSGKQLANVPENMFNLVFGYDDSRFYGNVAGKYVGSFYGDLTNKEKIDGRTVFDLNAGIYLPVDKKVIKSATLRLSMLNVFDKEYLSSARTVAFNSTPVNGLAPSTAYYNVGEERTAMVSLEANF, from the coding sequence GTGAACTACAACTCTCTTTATGCCCTGCTTCTGGCATCGGGCCTGGGCGGCTTTGCACCGCTGGTTATGGCTGATGACACCCAGGACGTAGGTTCGGTGAACGTTGCCGGCAAGCAGACCCTGGGCAACGGCCACATGATTCGCGAAGAAAGTGCCAAGGCGCGCTCGACGGTGACCAAGGAGGCCATGGACGAAATGTCGGCCACCGCCAACGCCATCGACAAGCTCAAATACACGCCGGGCATCAACGTTTCCAGCGATGACGCCAGCGGCACCAGCGGCACCAACTTCACTATGCGCGGCATGAGTTCGGACCAGGTCGGGGTGTCGGTGGACGGCGTGCCGATCAACGATTCTGGCAACTACAGCGTGTATTCCAACCAGCTGGGCGACCCGGAAAACCTTGCCGAAGTGTTCGCCACTCAGGGCTCCTCCGAGGCCGACGGCCCGCACATCGGTTCCAGCGGCGGCAACATCGGCATGATCACGATGCGGCCAACCAAGGAGGCGGGGTTTTTTGCCAAGCAGACCTTGGGTACCAATAACCTACGCAAGACCTTCGTGCGGGCGAATACTGGCGATTTCGGTGGTCTCAAGACCTGGGTCTCGGCATCGCACCTGGAAGGTGACAAGTGGCGCGGCAAGGGCACCCTGCGCAGCGATAAAATCGAGTGGAGCAGCCTGTTCGAAGGTGACAACGGCAATTCCACGTTGGCCACGGTCAAGTACAACAAGCAGGAAAACTACAACTACAACAGCCTGAGCAAGTCGCAGTTCGACAATGAAGGACGGCGCAAGGACTACGCTGAAAGCCCGGTGTACAAGGCCGGTTTGTTGTCTGCGTCCTACAAGCTCAACCGCAACCCCTTTGAAAGCGTCAACGCCACGCTGACCCAGCGCTGGCAACTGCAAGACAACCTGTCGTTGACGGTCACGCCGTACTACTACTGGTCCAACGGTGGCAGCTTCAGCGGCCAGACTGCCTCCAACCTGGGGCCGAGATCCGACAAAGCCGGTAACTACGACCTCGGCAACCTGCAATCGGCCAACTACTATCGCCCTTCGTGGACCGAGACCTGGCGGCCCGGCGTCACGGCCAAAATGAAGTGGGATATCAACGACGAACACAGCCTGGATTACGGCTATTGGTACGAACGCGCACGCCAGCGCCAGACCCAGCCGTTTATCGGCATCAACGGCGAAGGCGCGCCGGATGATGTGTGGGGCGACTACAACAGCGGCGGCCAGGTGGTCGACAAGAACGGCGCGACGGTACAAGGTCGTCACTACTACACCGTCACCCCATCGCAGAAGCTCTGGGTACAGGACAGCTGGCAAGCCACGCCGGACCTGAGTTTTGTCGGCGGCGTGGCCTACCAATACGTCGAACGTGACGGCAACAACCTCGGCAGCCTGTACGACAAGCCGGAAAAACGTAACACCCGTTACCACCAATTCCTGCCCAGCTTCAGCGCCAAGTACCAGGTCGACGAGAGCAACCAGGCGTTCTACAACGTCACCCGCAACATGCGCACGCCGCCCAACTATGTGCTGTACAACAAAGGCGACTCCGTCAGCCTCAAGTCCGAGTTGAGCTGGAACCAGGAGCTGGGCTGGCGCTACACCGAAGACGACATGGCCTTGAGCGCGACCCTGTTCTACATCAGCTTCAAGGATCGCCAGGTGTCGACCACCGATGCCAGTGGCGACTACATGGTGCTCAACGTTGGCAGTGTCGCTAACAAAGGCCTGGAATTGGAATGGAGTGGTTTGTTGCCCCACAACTTCAACTACTACGCGTCCTACACCTACACCCAGTCCGAGCAGAAGGACGATCTGCTCAGCAAGAATGTGCTGTTGCCCACCTCTGGCAAGCAACTGGCCAACGTGCCGGAAAACATGTTCAACCTGGTGTTCGGCTATGACGACTCGCGGTTCTACGGCAACGTGGCGGGCAAGTATGTCGGCAGCTTCTATGGCGATTTGACCAACAAGGAGAAAATCGACGGCCGCACGGTGTTTGACCTCAATGCCGGTATCTATTTGCCGGTGGACAAGAAGGTCATCAAGTCGGCGACCCTGCGCTTGTCGATGCTCAACGTCTTCGACAAGGAATACCTCAGCTCGGCCCGCACCGTGGCGTTCAACTCGACACCGGTCAACGGCCTGGCGCCGAGCACGGCGTATTACAACGTGGGGGAGGAGCGCACAGCGATGGTGTCTCTAGAGGCCAACTTCTAA
- a CDS encoding glutaredoxin family protein produces the protein MLGGVFKKVLLVLLVVVVIQNWGKVERLFNPSQVVSEQVRSSARVVLYSTDWCGYCKQIRRFLDQKGIPYQALDIEKDAQARKAYEALGGGGIPFVDVNGTLIRDYNPDAIMAALK, from the coding sequence ATGCTGGGCGGGGTCTTCAAAAAAGTCCTGCTGGTATTGCTGGTGGTGGTGGTGATCCAGAACTGGGGCAAGGTCGAGCGGCTGTTCAACCCGTCCCAGGTGGTTTCGGAGCAGGTACGCAGCTCGGCGCGTGTGGTGCTTTATTCCACTGACTGGTGTGGATACTGCAAACAGATCCGGCGCTTTCTGGACCAGAAAGGCATTCCTTACCAGGCGCTGGATATCGAGAAAGACGCTCAGGCGCGCAAGGCCTATGAGGCGCTGGGCGGCGGCGGGATTCCATTTGTGGACGTCAATGGCACATTGATCCGCGACTACAACCCGGATGCGATCATGGCAGCCCTGAAATAA
- a CDS encoding PepSY-associated TM helix domain-containing protein: MKEGFRQAMAWLHTWAGLIFGWLLFAIFLTGTLAYFKDEITHWMQPEVQAHPLDDGRSLAVAQSYLQQQAPTAASWFITLPNSRDPGLSVMWQDKVEPGKRGTFIQKILDPVSGQPVQARDSKGGEFFYRFHFQLQMPYPWGRWLSTIAAMVMFVALITGIITHKKIFKDFFTFRPRKGQRSWLDGHNAVGVLVLPFHLMITYSSLVIFMSMVMPAPIMASYGDDSRGFFKELFPNTDNAPALGQPGQLLPLLPMYQQARERWAGGHVGRVAVNNPGDVNASVNVFRAGSDSVVHNFGNTVSFNGTTGELLRVSGEPSLPAVVGGSFYGLHMGHFAGPVLRWLYFICGLAGTAMIGTGLVIWLGKRQLKHAKSAAMPFELRLVEVLNIASMSGLMIAIAAFFWANRLLPVSFAARSDWEVQAFFVAWGLSLLHAMLRRGRRGWVEQLSIGALLFVAIPLLNAMTTQQHLGVSLMNGDWAMAGFDLTCLASGMFLAWAAWKMQRRTAAQPKAERARRLTLKQEAG; encoded by the coding sequence ATGAAAGAGGGTTTTCGCCAAGCCATGGCCTGGCTGCATACCTGGGCCGGGTTGATCTTCGGCTGGCTGCTGTTCGCGATTTTCCTGACCGGCACCCTGGCCTATTTCAAAGACGAAATAACCCACTGGATGCAACCCGAAGTGCAGGCCCATCCCCTGGATGACGGGCGCAGCCTTGCCGTGGCCCAAAGCTACTTGCAACAACAGGCGCCCACAGCCGCAAGCTGGTTCATTACTCTGCCGAACAGTCGCGACCCTGGCCTGTCGGTGATGTGGCAAGACAAGGTCGAGCCGGGCAAGCGCGGCACCTTCATCCAGAAAATCCTCGACCCGGTCAGCGGCCAACCGGTGCAGGCCCGCGACAGCAAGGGCGGCGAGTTCTTCTATCGTTTCCACTTCCAACTGCAAATGCCTTACCCGTGGGGCCGCTGGCTGTCGACCATCGCCGCCATGGTGATGTTTGTCGCGCTGATCACCGGCATCATCACCCACAAGAAAATCTTCAAGGACTTCTTTACCTTCCGCCCGCGCAAAGGCCAGCGTTCCTGGCTGGACGGGCACAACGCGGTGGGTGTGCTGGTGCTGCCGTTTCATCTGATGATCACCTACAGCAGCCTGGTGATTTTCATGAGCATGGTGATGCCGGCGCCCATCATGGCGTCCTATGGCGACGACAGCCGGGGGTTCTTCAAGGAGCTGTTTCCCAACACCGACAATGCGCCGGCCCTCGGCCAACCGGGCCAGTTGCTGCCGTTATTGCCGATGTACCAGCAGGCGCGGGAGCGGTGGGCGGGCGGCCATGTGGGACGGGTGGCGGTCAACAACCCTGGGGATGTGAACGCGTCAGTCAATGTGTTCCGCGCCGGCTCCGATAGCGTGGTGCATAATTTCGGCAATACCGTGTCGTTCAATGGCACCACCGGCGAGTTGTTGAGGGTCAGTGGCGAGCCGTCCCTGCCGGCGGTCGTCGGTGGCAGTTTCTACGGCCTGCACATGGGCCATTTTGCCGGTCCGGTGCTGCGCTGGCTGTACTTTATCTGCGGGTTGGCGGGCACGGCGATGATCGGCACAGGGCTGGTGATCTGGCTCGGCAAGCGTCAGCTCAAGCACGCCAAGAGCGCAGCGATGCCGTTTGAATTGCGCCTGGTAGAGGTGCTGAATATCGCCAGCATGTCTGGCTTGATGATCGCCATCGCCGCGTTTTTCTGGGCCAACCGCCTGTTGCCGGTAAGTTTCGCCGCGCGCTCTGACTGGGAGGTGCAAGCCTTCTTTGTCGCCTGGGGCCTGAGCTTGTTGCACGCGATGCTGCGTCGCGGTCGCCGAGGCTGGGTCGAACAACTGAGCATCGGCGCGCTGCTGTTTGTGGCGATCCCGCTGCTTAACGCAATGACCACCCAGCAGCATTTGGGCGTCTCGCTGATGAACGGCGACTGGGCCATGGCCGGCTTCGACCTGACCTGCCTGGCCAGCGGTATGTTCCTTGCCTGGGCGGCGTGGAAGATGCAACGCCGTACCGCGGCGCAACCCAAAGCCGAGCGTGCGCGTAGGTTGACGCTCAAGCAGGAGGCCGGCTGA
- the yejK gene encoding nucleoid-associated protein YejK, whose protein sequence is MPIRHCIVHLIDKKPDGTPAVLHARDSELSESAAIENMLADLNESYNAKQGKAWGFFHAESGAHPFSGWLKEYFDGGQDFTTFSRTAVEHLQKLMEESNLSTGGHVLFAHYQQGMTDYLAIALLHHSEGVAVTDELDVTPSRHLDLGQLHLAARINVSEWQNNKQSKQYISFIKGKNGKKVSEYFRDFIGCQEGVDGPGETRTLLKAFSDFVESEDLPDESAREKTKTLVDYASSQAKLGEPMGLEELSGLIDEDRPKAFYDHIRNKDYGLSPEIPADKRTLNQFRRFTGRAEGLSISFEAHLLGDKIEYDEAAGTLIIKGLPTQLTDQLKRRN, encoded by the coding sequence ATGCCGATCCGTCATTGCATCGTCCACCTGATCGACAAAAAACCCGACGGCACACCCGCAGTTCTCCACGCCCGCGACTCCGAGCTGTCCGAGTCGGCCGCCATCGAGAACATGCTTGCCGACCTCAACGAGAGCTACAACGCCAAACAAGGCAAGGCCTGGGGTTTCTTCCACGCCGAGTCCGGCGCGCACCCGTTCAGTGGCTGGTTGAAGGAATACTTTGATGGTGGCCAGGATTTCACCACTTTCAGCCGCACCGCCGTGGAGCACCTGCAGAAGCTGATGGAGGAATCCAACCTCTCCACCGGCGGCCACGTGCTATTTGCCCACTACCAGCAAGGCATGACCGACTACCTGGCGATCGCCCTGCTGCACCACAGCGAAGGCGTGGCGGTGACCGACGAGCTGGACGTGACCCCCTCGCGTCACCTGGACCTGGGCCAGTTGCACCTGGCAGCACGCATCAACGTCTCCGAGTGGCAGAACAACAAGCAGTCCAAGCAATACATCTCCTTTATCAAAGGCAAGAACGGCAAGAAGGTCTCGGAGTACTTCCGCGACTTTATCGGCTGCCAGGAAGGCGTCGACGGCCCGGGCGAAACCCGTACCCTGCTCAAGGCGTTCAGCGACTTCGTCGAAAGCGAAGACCTGCCTGACGAATCCGCCCGGGAAAAGACCAAGACCCTGGTGGACTACGCCAGCAGCCAGGCCAAGCTCGGCGAGCCCATGGGCCTGGAAGAACTCTCCGGCTTGATCGATGAAGATCGGCCAAAAGCCTTCTACGACCATATCCGCAACAAGGACTACGGCCTGTCGCCGGAAATCCCGGCGGACAAACGCACCCTCAACCAGTTCCGCCGTTTCACCGGGCGCGCCGAGGGCTTGTCCATCAGCTTTGAAGCACACCTGCTGGGCGACAAAATCGAGTACGACGAAGCTGCCGGCACCTTGATCATCAAGGGCCTGCCGACCCAACTGACCGACCAGCTCAAGCGTCGTAATTGA